The Fibrobacter sp. UWB2 genome window below encodes:
- the thiH gene encoding 2-iminoacetate synthase ThiH, translating to MAERKDNNYFFDSGNLSPAALERKHRIETDPSVRTDIMEYLPGMEVIHSDIRDKVLDAFESYDASKYTARDVQFALQHDTCSIEDFKALLSPAAAPFLEQMAAKAKIETGRHFGNNVYLFTPLYIANYCENYCVYCGFNCYNHIKRMQLNMEQIEHEMKVIADSGMEEVLLLTGESRAKSSVEYIGEACKLARKYFKLVGVEVYPVNVDEYKYLHECGVDYVTVFQETYDRKRYEQLHLLGHKRVFPYRFDSQERALMGGMRGCGFSALLGLSDFRRDALASALHVYYLQKKYPHAEMSLSCPRLRPIVNNEKISPLDVHEKELCQVLCAYRIFLPFVGITVSSRESKEFRNGIVKIAATKISAGVSTGIGDHESKYSGHDDGKGGDEQFEINDGRSIDKMYADMSSEGMQPVLNDYLYV from the coding sequence ATGGCTGAACGCAAAGACAACAATTACTTTTTTGATTCTGGAAATCTCTCGCCGGCGGCTCTAGAACGCAAGCACAGAATTGAAACGGATCCGTCTGTCCGTACGGACATCATGGAATACTTGCCGGGAATGGAAGTGATTCACTCCGACATTCGCGACAAGGTTCTTGATGCATTTGAAAGCTATGATGCTTCCAAGTACACCGCACGCGATGTGCAATTCGCCTTGCAGCACGACACTTGCTCTATTGAAGATTTCAAGGCTTTGCTTTCTCCTGCTGCAGCTCCGTTCCTCGAACAGATGGCTGCCAAGGCTAAGATTGAGACAGGCCGCCATTTCGGCAACAACGTTTATCTCTTTACGCCGCTCTACATCGCGAACTATTGCGAAAACTACTGCGTCTATTGCGGTTTCAACTGCTACAATCACATCAAGCGTATGCAGTTGAACATGGAACAGATTGAGCACGAGATGAAGGTCATCGCCGACAGTGGCATGGAAGAAGTCTTGTTGCTCACAGGCGAAAGCCGCGCCAAAAGCAGTGTCGAATACATCGGTGAAGCTTGCAAGCTTGCCCGCAAGTACTTCAAACTCGTAGGCGTTGAAGTTTACCCGGTAAATGTCGACGAATACAAGTATCTGCATGAATGCGGTGTCGATTACGTGACGGTATTCCAGGAAACGTATGACCGCAAGCGTTACGAACAACTTCACTTGCTTGGTCACAAGCGCGTGTTCCCGTACCGCTTTGATTCTCAGGAACGCGCCCTCATGGGTGGCATGCGCGGCTGCGGATTTTCGGCACTTCTTGGACTTTCGGACTTCCGCCGTGACGCTCTCGCCAGTGCCCTGCACGTTTACTACTTACAAAAGAAGTATCCGCATGCCGAAATGAGCCTCAGCTGTCCGCGTCTCCGTCCGATTGTGAACAACGAAAAAATCAGCCCGCTTGACGTTCACGAAAAGGAACTCTGCCAGGTGCTTTGCGCCTACCGCATCTTCCTCCCGTTCGTGGGCATCACAGTATCTAGCCGCGAAAGCAAGGAATTCCGCAATGGCATCGTGAAAATTGCCGCCACGAAGATTTCCGCAGGCGTCTCTACCGGCATCGGCGACCACGAAAGCAAATACAGTGGTCACGATGATGGGAAAGGCGGCGACGAACAGTTCGAAATCAATGACGGCCGCAGCATCGACAAGATGTACGCCGACATGAGCAGCGAAGGTATGCAACCCGTGCTGAACGATTACTTGTACGTGTAA
- a CDS encoding thiazole synthase: MNSDKLVIGGHEFDSRFILGSGKYSLKLIEAAVKDAGAQIVTLAVRRANTKEHENILDYIPKNVTLLPNTSGARNAEEAVRIARLSRELGCGDFVKIEIMRDTKYLLPDNAETIKATETLAKEGFVVMPYMYPDLNVARDLVNAGAAAVMPLASPIGSNKGLCTKEFIQILIDEIELPIIVDAGIGKPSEACAAMEMGAAAIMANTALATAGDITQMASAFKLAIEAGRKAYLAGLGRVLSRGASASDPLTGFLRD; the protein is encoded by the coding sequence ATGAATTCTGACAAACTTGTTATTGGCGGTCATGAATTTGATTCTCGTTTTATTCTCGGTTCTGGAAAGTATTCCCTCAAGCTCATTGAAGCTGCGGTCAAGGATGCGGGCGCTCAAATTGTAACGCTTGCCGTTCGCCGTGCAAACACGAAGGAACACGAAAACATCCTCGACTACATTCCGAAAAACGTCACGCTTTTGCCGAACACATCGGGCGCCCGCAATGCCGAAGAAGCAGTCCGCATCGCAAGACTCTCCCGTGAACTCGGTTGCGGCGACTTCGTGAAAATCGAAATCATGCGCGATACCAAGTACTTGCTCCCGGACAATGCCGAAACGATCAAGGCCACCGAAACGCTTGCAAAGGAAGGCTTTGTGGTGATGCCTTACATGTACCCGGATTTGAACGTGGCTCGCGACCTCGTGAATGCCGGTGCTGCCGCCGTGATGCCGCTTGCATCGCCGATTGGTTCGAACAAGGGACTTTGCACAAAAGAATTTATCCAAATTTTGATTGACGAAATTGAACTCCCGATTATCGTGGATGCTGGCATCGGTAAACCGTCCGAAGCTTGTGCTGCCATGGAAATGGGCGCAGCCGCCATTATGGCAAATACCGCTCTTGCAACAGCGGGCGACATTACGCAGATGGCATCTGCATTCAAGCTCGCCATTGAAGCGGGCCGCAAGGCTTACCTCGCCGGGCTTGGCCGAGTGCTTTCCCGTGGTGCATCGGCATCCGATCCGCTTACAGGATTCTTGAGGGATTAA
- the thiF gene encoding thiamine biosynthesis protein ThiF, with product MESVRIPSREEFRRALVQKQGEEIVQKLEQATVAICGVGGLGSNVAINLARAGIKKLILVDFDRVDVTNLQRQQYKASQVGEPKAFALVENLKEIAPYTKLEAYDEKITEENIDKFVANADVVCEAFDNPETKSMLVNAVLEKYPQKYLVAASGMAGTDDANSIKTRKISKHFYLCGDGKSDVTQGLALLAPRVQICAAHEALTIIRIIAGLEV from the coding sequence ATGGAAAGCGTTCGAATCCCGAGCAGGGAAGAGTTCCGACGCGCACTCGTACAAAAGCAAGGCGAAGAAATTGTTCAAAAATTGGAACAGGCCACAGTTGCCATCTGTGGTGTAGGTGGACTCGGCTCAAACGTCGCCATCAATCTCGCTCGCGCAGGCATCAAGAAGCTCATTCTCGTGGATTTTGACCGTGTTGACGTGACGAACTTGCAACGCCAGCAGTACAAGGCATCTCAAGTCGGAGAGCCTAAAGCGTTTGCACTCGTCGAAAATTTGAAAGAAATAGCACCTTACACAAAGCTTGAAGCGTACGATGAAAAAATCACGGAAGAAAACATCGACAAGTTCGTGGCAAATGCCGATGTTGTATGCGAAGCGTTCGACAATCCCGAAACAAAGTCGATGCTTGTAAACGCTGTGCTTGAGAAGTATCCGCAAAAGTATCTCGTTGCCGCCTCTGGAATGGCTGGCACGGATGATGCGAATTCTATCAAGACGCGTAAGATTTCAAAACATTTTTACCTCTGTGGCGATGGCAAGAGCGACGTGACTCAAGGACTTGCACTCCTCGCTCCTCGCGTGCAGATTTGCGCAGCGCATGAGGCGCTCACGATTATCCGGATTATTGCCGGTCTAGAAGTTTAA
- the thiS gene encoding sulfur carrier protein ThiS yields MNSNPVKINGENVAAAGMTIAEYLASANYDTKRIAVERNLEIVPKSKYAEVVLEAGDVVEVVNFVGGG; encoded by the coding sequence TTGAACTCAAATCCAGTCAAAATCAACGGTGAAAACGTCGCAGCGGCAGGCATGACCATTGCCGAATATTTGGCGTCCGCAAATTACGATACAAAGCGCATCGCCGTTGAGCGCAATTTGGAAATCGTCCCCAAATCAAAGTATGCTGAGGTCGTCCTCGAAGCGGGGGATGTCGTCGAAGTTGTGAACTTTGTTGGAGGCGGGTGA
- the mnmG gene encoding tRNA uridine-5-carboxymethylaminomethyl(34) synthesis enzyme MnmG has product MIIAEFDVVVVGGGHAGIEATHAAWKIGVKTAMLTMDLNAIGRMSCNPAVGGVAKGQIVRDIDALGGLMGLLTDKAGIQFRMLNMSKGPAVWGPRAQCDMKYYSEVARETMESLPGLTLIQGELASFERMNDGRLELILLNGDRYITRAIVVTSGTFLASKMFTGLETSIGGRVGEPSADKLSECLAKNGIRLRRLKTGTPSRLDPDSIDFNECDVQHGDEHPWPMSDRHFDGATPDKFWGDQINKFIRNDCVCWITRTNIKTHDILRSGFKDSPMFSGRIHGKGPRYCPSIEDKINRFGDRDGHQLFLEPEQADIGRVYINGFSSSLPADIQLAAIHTIPGLTRAKVLQIGYAVEYDSVDATQLYPTFECKNVPGLYFAGQVCGTSGYEEAAGQGLMAGINAALKVKGEEPFILGRSESYLGVMVDDLVNILLDEPYRMFTSRAEYRLFLRSDNAEMRLKEKARKIGMISDRDWEDWTRRRDLMASLKTQFTETSATPEEANTILEAGGQALASERTRWINVLRRPGIDPETFFKVAAPDAKITRRDQWYMYAEELYAGFFDRQEREIDDQKKMEKVKLSPDFDYMSITAISIESRQRLNAHKPLTLGQASRVPGVRPADITVLAHWLENH; this is encoded by the coding sequence CATGGAAGATTGGTGTCAAAACCGCCATGCTTACGATGGATTTGAACGCAATTGGCAGAATGTCGTGCAACCCGGCAGTCGGTGGCGTTGCTAAAGGCCAAATTGTTCGCGATATCGATGCTCTCGGCGGCCTCATGGGGCTTTTGACCGACAAGGCGGGCATCCAGTTCCGCATGCTCAACATGAGCAAGGGCCCTGCAGTTTGGGGACCGCGAGCACAGTGCGATATGAAGTATTACAGCGAAGTTGCCCGCGAGACGATGGAAAGTTTGCCGGGACTCACGCTGATTCAAGGCGAACTTGCATCGTTTGAACGTATGAACGACGGTCGCCTGGAACTGATACTTTTGAATGGCGACCGCTATATCACTCGTGCGATTGTGGTGACGAGCGGAACGTTCCTTGCCTCCAAGATGTTCACCGGGCTTGAAACGAGCATTGGTGGGCGAGTGGGCGAGCCGAGTGCAGACAAACTCTCGGAATGTTTGGCCAAGAACGGCATCCGTCTGCGCCGCCTAAAAACAGGCACGCCGAGCCGCTTGGATCCAGATTCTATTGACTTTAACGAATGCGACGTGCAGCACGGCGACGAGCATCCGTGGCCGATGAGCGACCGCCATTTTGACGGAGCAACGCCTGATAAGTTCTGGGGTGACCAGATTAACAAGTTTATCCGCAATGATTGCGTCTGCTGGATTACGCGCACGAACATCAAGACGCACGATATTCTGCGCAGTGGCTTCAAGGATAGCCCGATGTTCAGCGGCCGTATCCACGGCAAGGGCCCGCGCTACTGCCCGAGTATCGAAGATAAAATCAACCGTTTTGGCGACCGCGACGGGCACCAGCTGTTCCTCGAACCGGAACAGGCTGACATCGGGCGTGTGTACATCAACGGTTTCAGCTCTAGCTTGCCGGCAGACATCCAGCTTGCGGCCATCCACACGATTCCAGGCCTTACCCGCGCGAAAGTGCTCCAGATCGGTTACGCTGTGGAATACGATTCCGTCGATGCCACACAACTTTACCCGACGTTCGAATGCAAAAATGTTCCGGGACTCTATTTTGCAGGTCAGGTCTGCGGCACAAGCGGTTACGAAGAAGCTGCGGGGCAGGGCCTTATGGCCGGCATCAACGCAGCGCTTAAGGTCAAGGGCGAGGAACCGTTCATTCTCGGGCGCTCCGAAAGCTATCTCGGCGTGATGGTCGATGATCTCGTGAATATTCTGCTCGATGAACCGTACCGCATGTTCACTAGCCGTGCCGAATACCGTCTGTTCCTCCGCAGTGACAATGCCGAAATGCGCCTCAAGGAAAAGGCCCGCAAGATTGGCATGATCAGCGACCGCGATTGGGAAGACTGGACTCGCCGCCGCGACCTTATGGCAAGCCTCAAGACGCAATTTACGGAAACATCTGCAACGCCGGAAGAAGCGAATACGATTCTTGAAGCGGGCGGTCAGGCTCTTGCCTCCGAACGCACCCGCTGGATTAACGTGCTCCGCCGTCCGGGAATCGACCCCGAAACCTTCTTCAAGGTGGCTGCACCGGATGCTAAAATCACGCGCCGTGACCAGTGGTACATGTATGCCGAAGAGCTCTATGCCGGTTTCTTTGACCGCCAGGAACGCGAAATTGACGACCAGAAGAAGATGGAAAAGGTCAAGCTCTCGCCGGACTTCGATTACATGTCCATTACGGCTATCAGCATTGAAAGCCGCCAGCGCCTCAACGCCCACAAGCCGCTAACGCTTGGGCAAGCTAGCCGCGTGCCCGGAGTGCGCCCCGCCGACATCACCGTCCTCGCGCATTGGCTGGAGAATCACTAG